In one window of Gossypium arboreum isolate Shixiya-1 chromosome 4, ASM2569848v2, whole genome shotgun sequence DNA:
- the LOC108452236 gene encoding peroxisomal and mitochondrial division factor 1 isoform X1, whose product MIFFFNFSPVIIVAASPFVPFETASKEKKMTRRSDENEAKLKELSKKLEALQKEKLELRNENKEVKETIEKLTLEIDEFRHREVERKTETDQWEDELVLESLASRSAELENEVSRLQHDLITSMSEIDEANKDAVELKRGLEEKAWVIEGMEKEISELKKEKLEIEKRERDLERKLGVLEVRETEERSKKVRLEEEMKEKVDELKKKANALQAEVARTKAELDKTNAEIVEFEERAKLLESNMLQVKERVEGKTSGAIKGRSKVKGWLLGVPAVAILFAAAVVFLCSRQRS is encoded by the exons atgatttttttttttaacttttctcCGGTTATCATCGTTGCCGCCTCACCATTCGTTCCTTTCGAAACC GCatccaaagaaaagaaaatgacgaGGAGGAGCGATGAGAATGAAGCCAAACTAAAGGAACTGTCTAAAAAATTGGAAGCGCTTCAGAAAGAAAAGCTTGAATTGAGGAACGAGAACAAGGAGGTGAAGGAAACGATCGAAAAACTGACCCTAGAAATCGATGAATTTCGGCACAGGGAAGTAGAAAGGAAAACAGAAACGGATCAATGGGAAGATGAACTGGTGCTGGAATCGCTGGCCTCGAGATCCGCCGAACTTGAAAACGAGGTTTCCAGGCTGCAACATGATTTGATAACTTCGATGAGTGAAATAGATGAAGCGAACAAGGATGCGGTGGAGTTAAAACGAGGATTAGAGGAGAAAGCGTGGGTGATCGAAGGAATGGAGAAGGAAATCTCGGAGTTGAAGAAAGAGAAATTGGAGATCGAGAAGAGGGAGAGGGATTTGGAGAGGAAATTAGGGGTTTTAGAAGTGAGGGAAACGGAAGAGCGGAGTAAAAAAGTTCGACTCGAAGAGGAAATGAAGGAGAAAGTAGATGAACTCAAGAAGAAAGCGAATGCACTCCAGGCGGAGGTGGCCAGAACCAAGGCTGAGTTGGACAAAACCAATGCGGAAATAGTAGAGTTTGAGGAAAGGGCCAAGTTGTTGGAGTCTAACATGTTGCAAGTGAAGGAACGGGTAGAGGGGAAGACGAGTGGAGCCATTAAAGGGAGGTCGAAGGTTAAAGGTTGGTTGTTGGGAGTGCCGGCGGTGGCTATCCTTTTTGCGGCTGCTGTGGTGTTTCTCTGTAGTAGGCAGCGGTCCTGA
- the LOC108452236 gene encoding peroxisomal and mitochondrial division factor 1 isoform X2 has protein sequence MTRRSDENEAKLKELSKKLEALQKEKLELRNENKEVKETIEKLTLEIDEFRHREVERKTETDQWEDELVLESLASRSAELENEVSRLQHDLITSMSEIDEANKDAVELKRGLEEKAWVIEGMEKEISELKKEKLEIEKRERDLERKLGVLEVRETEERSKKVRLEEEMKEKVDELKKKANALQAEVARTKAELDKTNAEIVEFEERAKLLESNMLQVKERVEGKTSGAIKGRSKVKGWLLGVPAVAILFAAAVVFLCSRQRS, from the coding sequence atgacgaGGAGGAGCGATGAGAATGAAGCCAAACTAAAGGAACTGTCTAAAAAATTGGAAGCGCTTCAGAAAGAAAAGCTTGAATTGAGGAACGAGAACAAGGAGGTGAAGGAAACGATCGAAAAACTGACCCTAGAAATCGATGAATTTCGGCACAGGGAAGTAGAAAGGAAAACAGAAACGGATCAATGGGAAGATGAACTGGTGCTGGAATCGCTGGCCTCGAGATCCGCCGAACTTGAAAACGAGGTTTCCAGGCTGCAACATGATTTGATAACTTCGATGAGTGAAATAGATGAAGCGAACAAGGATGCGGTGGAGTTAAAACGAGGATTAGAGGAGAAAGCGTGGGTGATCGAAGGAATGGAGAAGGAAATCTCGGAGTTGAAGAAAGAGAAATTGGAGATCGAGAAGAGGGAGAGGGATTTGGAGAGGAAATTAGGGGTTTTAGAAGTGAGGGAAACGGAAGAGCGGAGTAAAAAAGTTCGACTCGAAGAGGAAATGAAGGAGAAAGTAGATGAACTCAAGAAGAAAGCGAATGCACTCCAGGCGGAGGTGGCCAGAACCAAGGCTGAGTTGGACAAAACCAATGCGGAAATAGTAGAGTTTGAGGAAAGGGCCAAGTTGTTGGAGTCTAACATGTTGCAAGTGAAGGAACGGGTAGAGGGGAAGACGAGTGGAGCCATTAAAGGGAGGTCGAAGGTTAAAGGTTGGTTGTTGGGAGTGCCGGCGGTGGCTATCCTTTTTGCGGCTGCTGTGGTGTTTCTCTGTAGTAGGCAGCGGTCCTGA
- the LOC108450405 gene encoding phosphatidylglycerophosphate phosphatase 1, chloroplastic/mitochondrial encodes MQPVVLAAFPNCCCYPLPIHFLHFNFEHKPINLSFPRTQSQFKTLCSLALPTTTTHDFSTPQQENPNRTNSYTYRDQKSTFLQQFYSTFSQKTVSNQDPDPDNEEKEEDKHPKKTKFLGFLRVIFTNMWWTDLKAAVGQRINVEGLVFSVRVFVKDRHLALPHVAVRDIRCINWSELRRRGFKGVVFDKDNTITVPYSLTLWPPLRPSIEQCKDVFGPDIAVFSNSAGLLEYDYDGSKAKKLEGTIGIKVIRHKVKKPAGTAEEIEKHFGYKSSQLIMVGDRPFTDVVYGNRNGFLTILTEPLSVVEEPFIVRQVRKLELTLVNWWFRRGLKPVSHKLLSDATQCVKDPHPL; translated from the exons ATGCAGCCGGTTGTACTTGCTGCATTCCCCAACTGCTGCTGCTATCCCCTTCCCATCCACTTTCTTCATTTCAATTTCGAACACAAACCCATCAATCTTTCCTTCCCCAGGACCCAATCACAGTTCAAAACCCTCTGTTCGTTAGCCCTCCCTACTACAACAACCCACGACTTCAGCACACCCCAGCAAGAGAACCCCAATAGAACCAACAGCTACACATACCGAGATCAGAAATCCACTTTTCTCCAACAATTTTACTCTACCTTCAGCCAAAAAACAGTAAGCAATCAAGACCCAGATCCAGATAACGAAGAAAAAGAAGAGGATAAACATCCTAAAAAGACCAAGTTCTTGGGTTTCCTAAGGGTCATTTTCACAAACATGTGGTGGACGGATTTGAAAGCGGCTGTGGGACAAAGAATCAATGTTGAAGGCCTTGTGTTTTCGGTTCGAGTGTTCGTGAAAGACCGTCACTTGGCGTTGCCGCATGTTGCAGTGCGTGATATAAGGTGCATTAATTGGTCTGAGCTCCGTAGAAGAGGGTTTAAAGGTGTCGTCTTCGATAAGGATAATACGATTACTGTTCCTTATTCTTTGACGCTTTGGCCTCCTCTCCGTCCTTCCATCGAGCAGTGCAAAGATGTTTTTGGCCCTGATATCGCCGTCTTTAGTAACTCTGCTG GTCTTTTAGAGTATGATTATGATGGTTCAAAGGCGAAGAAACTGGAAGGGACTATTGGGATTAAAGTAATAAGGCACA AGGTGAAGAAACCAGCTGGAACAGCTGAAGAAATTGAGAAACACTTTGGATATAAGTCGTCACAACTTATCATG GTGGGTGATCGGCCCTTTACAGATGTTGTTTATGGAAACCGAAATGGATTTTTGACTATATTGACTGAACCTTTAAGTGTTGTTGAGGAGCCATTCATTGTTAGGCAG GTGCGGAAACTAGAACTGACCCTTGTAAATTGGTGGTTTAGAAGGGGTCTGAAGCCAGTTAGTCATAAATTATTATCAGATGCCACACAGTGTGTGAAAGATCCACATCCCCTGTAA
- the LOC108452680 gene encoding taxane 13-alpha-hydroxylase has product MALEMNSFLSWILFCLAAMVSTIFFKHRKRCYGAKRKLPPGQLGLPLIGETMEFYKAQRSNRLFEEFVEPRVAKYGKIFKTSLMGSPTVVVNGAEANRFILSNEFKLVVSSWPSSSVQLMGKNSIMEKQGEQHRFHRGLITSSLSSTALETLVPKICMAVQLHLQEYWQGKDSVRLYCSTKLLTFTMVFECLLGINVEPQMLDTFERVLEGAFAPPLNFPGSKFSRAKKARAEIVKILEKVVDEKRKEMENCSMVGEENGCMLLSRLVGAMIRGELSEEEVIDNVVLLVFAAHDTTSFAIAMTFKMLAQHPDCYSKILQEHDEVKKTKKAGEMLTLGDVKKMERTWQAARECMRLFPPIFGSFRKTVADIEYEGFTIPKGWKVRT; this is encoded by the exons ATGGCTTTGGAGATGAATAGTTTCCTTTCTTGGATTTTGTTTTGTCTAGCAGCAATGGTCTCCACCATTTTCTTCAAACACAGGAAACGATGTTATGGTGCAAAGAGGAAACTCCCACCAGGGCAGCTTGGACTGCCATTGATAGGTGAAACAATGGAGTTCTACAAAGCTCAACGCAGTAACCGGTTGTTCGAGGAGTTCGTCGAACCCCGCGTTGCCAAGTACGGGAAAATCTTCAAAACAAGCCTCATGGGATCACCAACTGTTGTTGTAAATGGAGCCGAAGCCAACCGGTTCATATTGTCGAATGAGTTCAAGTTGGTGGTAAGCTCATGGCCTTCATCGTCAGTTCAGCTCATGGGGAAAAACTCAATCATGGAGAAACAAGGGGAACAACATCGTTTCCATCGAGGTTTAATAACCTCTTCCCTCAGCAGTACAGCGTTGGAAACTTTAGTGCCTAAAATATGCATGGCAGTTCAATTACACCTTCAAGAATACTGGCAGGGAAAGGATAGTGTTAGGCTTTATTGTTCAACCAAACTTTTGACATTCACCATGGTGTTCGAATGCTTGCTAGGGATCAATGTGGAGCCACAAATGTTGGACACTTTCGAGAGGGTTTTGGAAGGTGCTTTTGCTCCACCACTCAACTTCCCTGGTTCTAAATTTTCAAGAGCCAAGAAAGCAAGGGCGGAGATTGTAAAGATATTGGAGAAAGTAGTGGacgaaaagagaaaagaaatggaAAATTGCAGCATGGTTGGAGAGGAAAATGGATGTATGCTACTCTCAAGATTGGTGGGTGCAATGATTCGAGGGGAACTCAGTGAGGAAGAGGTTATTGACAATGTAGTTTTGCTGGTGTTTGCAGCTCATGATACAACTTCCTTCGCCATTGCCATGACCTTCAAAATGTTAGCTCAGCATCCAGACTGCTACTCCAAAATCCTTCAAG AACATGATGAAGTAAAGAAGACAAAAAAGGCAGGTGAAATGCTGACATTAGGGGACGTGAAGAAAATGGAGCGCACATGGCAAGCTGCACGAGAATGCATGAGGCTGTTCCCTCCGATCTTCGGGTCTTTTAGGAAAACAGTTGCGGACATTGAATATGAAGGATTCACCATTCCCAAAGGATGGAAGGTACGTACGTAG
- the LOC108451650 gene encoding uncharacterized protein LOC108451650 — MTNFERFPRYLTDDSSRFLCGHWQETALHAVRDCPMAAHGRRKVIPNNAVNNFFAMDLTDWVKASLLNLNDFLFDDVDWPTFSGIICWRLWKNQNRLTFGSHHDSSISILLKLIRHLRLRGDEGSWVAGFSRCIGICWVIQAEIWAVYEGFPLAWNKGFRGRVR, encoded by the exons ATGACAAATTTTGAGAGGTTTCCCAGGTACTTAACTGATGATTCTTCGCGTTTTCTTTGTGGACACTGGCAAGAGACAGCATTACATGCTGTGCGTGATTGCCCGATGGCCGCTCATGGGCGGCGAAAAGTTATCCCGAACAACGCAGTGAATAATTTCTTTGCCATGGACCTTACTGATTGGGTGAAAGCAAGTCTTCTAAATTTGAACGATTTTCTATTTGATGATGTGGATTGGCCGACCTTCTCTGGTATCATCTGTTGGCGTTTGTGGAAAAACCAGAATAGGTTGACTTTTGGTTCACACCATGATTCTTCGATATCGATT CTGTTAAAGCTGATCCGCCACTTGCGGCTGCGGGGGGATGAAGGATCTTGGGTGGCTGGTTTTAGCCGCTGCATCGGGATTTGCTGGGTGATCCAAGCTGAAATATGGGCGGTTTACGAAGGATTTCCACTCGCTTGGAACAAAGGCTTCCGAGGTAGAGTGCGATAA